One segment of Erigeron canadensis isolate Cc75 chromosome 2, C_canadensis_v1, whole genome shotgun sequence DNA contains the following:
- the LOC122588837 gene encoding F-box/kelch-repeat protein At3g06240-like has protein sequence MSAHNLPPEIIESILRVLPAKSLGRFKSVSKPWCSLISTPKFIKSHLVHQNHNTTKLILLISDSNSLYSLDINSHNLSATAKQLNFGPNTIEFEEILGSCNGIVLAKDKDDTILLINPTTKEIFRILVSPFALPVRESFVMYGFGHNSSNDDYVVISISFWDTDNEYNPDCTDMYVSMYSLRNGLWRRLDCSPYDHAVGHLVSGVLVNEKLHWLTSVPRRGYSSIIAAFSLESEEFEEIELPDMVDKNKGVFNELVDLGGKLCMFGSQESNDFWVMEEYGVGESWRKIYIHGVEIDPVKPVCGKNGDIVFGDEDGVLVYDIDEKRCSNVRIEGGPNGFVVGGSYFESLESLKRRL, from the coding sequence ATGTCTGCCCACAACCTTCCCCCTGAAATCATTGAATCAATTCTCCGTGTGCTGCCTGCAAAATCTTTGGGCCGGTTCAAGTCGGTTTCGAAACCATGGTGCTCTTTAATCTCTACTCCCAAATTCATAAAATCCCATCTCGTCCATCAAAACCATAACACCACTAAACTGATTCTTCTAATTTctgattccaattctctctaCTCACTTGACATAAACAGCCACAACCTATCTGCAACTGCAAAACAACTCAATTTCGGCCCAAATACGATCGAGTTCGAAGAGATATTAGGGTCCTGCAATGGGATTGTGTTAGCCAAAGACAAAGATGACACCATTTTGTTAATAAATCCAACTACAAAAGAGATCTTTAGAATTCTGGTTTCCCCTTTCGCACTCCCTGTTAGAGAGAGTTTTGTCATGTATGGATTCGGCCACAATTCGAGCAATGATGATTATGTAGTAATATCGATTTCCTTTTGGGACACTGATAATGAGTATAACCCGGATTGTACGGATATGTATGTAAGCATGTATAGTTTACGTAACGGTTTATGGAGGAGGTTAGATTGTTCTCCATATGATCATGCAGTTGGGCATTTGGTTAGTGGGGTTTTAGTCAATGAGAAGCTTCATTGGTTAACTAGCGTGCCACGGCGTGGGTATTCGTCGATTATTGCTGCATTTAGTTTAGAAAGCGAAGAGTTTGAAGAGATCGAATTGCCTGACATGGTAGATAAAAATAAAGGTGTGTTTAATGAGCTGGTTGATCTTGGTGGGAAGCTTTGTATGTTTGGAAGTCAAGAAAGTAATGATTTTTGGGTGATGGAAGAGTATGGGGTCGGTGAATCGTGGAGGAAGATATATATCCATGGAGTAGAGATAGATCCTGTTAAGCCCGTGTGTGGTAAGAATGGGGATATTGTATTCGGTGATGAAGACGGCGTTTTAGTATATGATATAGATGAGAAAAGATGCAGCAATGTGAGGATTGAAGGCGGCCCGAATGGGTTTGTTGTTGGTGGCAGTTATTTTGAAAGCCTTGAATCACTTAAAAGAAGGCTATAA
- the LOC122587682 gene encoding uncharacterized protein LOC122587682, translating into MTTSYKPYNTNYEVRSISLPTTSHPPSTHILEKEINDIKKWMLSPCKPSTICNGLMKLSTMYEGIHELIGLLSSIQAEKWVVEFMDKLVGFLDICGILKDILSQTKEQVIDLQYTLRRQKGNSSNLENNVAKYNCVRKKVKKDVKKLMACISKSKLVTSSNDRHHEHEVVIGMAMEVTVSLFEWLLMFIVMPLKETPKISKWFMVVSKLSRKTKVTCEEHLCYQPENDFEGLDVIMSRNECIKYDACRLERMEVQIERIEDNLDCICRRLIRTRVSLLNIVSNY; encoded by the coding sequence ATGACAACTTCTTACAAACCTTACAATACCAATTATGAAGTCCGATCCATTAGTCTTCCAACAACATCGCATCCACCGTCGACTCATATACTCGAGAAAGAGATTAATGATATCAAGAAATGGATGCTATCACCATGTAAGCCATCCACAATTTGCAATGGTTTAATGAAGTTATCCACAATGTATGAAGGCATCCACGAGCTTATCGGGTTGTTATCTTCAATCCAAGCGGAGAAATGGGTCGTGGAGTTCATGGACAAATTGGTTGGTTTCTTGGATATTTGTGGCATCTTGAAAGATATCTTGTCACAAACTAAGGAACAAGTTATTGACCTTCAATATACTTTACGAAGACAAAAGGGAAATTCAAGTAATTTAGAAAACAATGTTGCCAAATACAATTGTGTTAGGAAAAAAGTCAAGAAAGATGTGAAAAAATTGATGGCATGTATAAGTAAATCCAAGTTAGTGACATCATCAAATGATCGGCACCACGAACACGAGGTGGTGATTGGTATGGCAATGGAAGTGACGGTTTCACTCTTCGAGTGGCTATTGATGTTTATTGTTATGCCATTGAAAGAAACACCAAAGATTAGTAAGTGGTTTATGGTGGTATCAAAATTGTCCCGAAAGACTAAAGTGACATGTGAAGAACATCTTTGTTATCAACCAGAAAATGATTTTGAAGGTCTAGATGTAATTATGTCACGAAATGAATGTATTAAATATGATGCGTGTAGATTGGAGAGGATGGAAGTTCAAATAGAAAGAATCGAGGATAATTTAGATTGTATATGTAGGAGATTAATTAGAACAAGGGTCTCCCTGTTAAACATTGTTTCCAACTATTAG